From the Lolium rigidum isolate FL_2022 chromosome 2, APGP_CSIRO_Lrig_0.1, whole genome shotgun sequence genome, one window contains:
- the LOC124687521 gene encoding aldehyde dehydrogenase family 3 member F1-like — MEGRMPETPALGLDGLVGGLREVYRSGRTRELAWRRSQLNGLISLLTEKEEDIFDALRDDLGKHRTEAFRDEVGVLVKSVKNTLQNLEKWAAPEKASTPLVSFPATALVVPEPLGLVLIFSCWNLPLGLALEPLSGALAAGNAMVLKPSELAPSTAAFLAANIPRYLDSDAVKVVLGGPEVGEKLMEHRWDKVLFTGGARVGRIIMTKAAKHFTPVALELGSKCPCIVDWLDSKRDSQIAVNRIIGAKWSTCAGQACIAIDYILVEEQFAPILIELLKSTIKRFFTKREDMTRILNEKHFNRLSGLLKDHNVSCSVVHGGGMDPKTLSIEPTILLNPPLDSDIMTEEIFGPFLPIITVKKIEDSIEFLNSKPKPLAIYAFTRNEALKQRIIKETSSGSVTFNDAIVQYGLESIPFGGIGQSGFGQYHGKYSFEMFSHKKAVLKRSLLIEFMFRYPPWDDRKLGLLRHVFRYDYVSLFLALLGLRR; from the exons ATGGAAGGAAGGATGCCCGAGACGCCGGCCCTCGGCTTGGACGGCCTCGTCGGCGGCCTGAGAGAGGTGTACAGGAGCGGCAGGACCAGGGAGCTGGCGTGGAGGCGGTCGCAGCTCAATGGCCTCATCAGCCTCCTCACAGAGAAGGAGGAGGATATCTTCGACGCCCTCCGCGACGACCTCGGCAAGCACCGGACTGAAGCTTTCAGAGACGAG GTAGGGGTTCTCGTCAAGTCCGTCAAGAACACGCTGCAAAACCTCGAGAAATGGGCGGCTCCGGAGAAG GCTTCTACGCCGTTGGTTTCTTTCCCAGCGACGGCGCTAGTGGTGCCGGAGCCGCTCGGGCTCGTGCTCATTTTCTCCTGCTGGAATCTCCCACTAG GCTTAGCTCTGGAGCCACTCTCGGGTGCCTTGGCGGCTGGCAACGCCATGGTTCTGAAGCCATCCGAGCTCGCGCCATCCACCGCAGCATTCCTTGCTGCCAACATACCGAGATACCTGGACTCCGACGCTGTGAAGGTCGTCTTGGGAGGACCTGAAGTTGGAGAGAAACTCATGGAGCACCGATGGGACAAAGTCCTTTTCACAG GGGGTGCCCGTGTAGGCCGCATCATCATGACGAAAGCTGCGAAGCACTTCACACCAGTTGCGCTTGAACTCGGTTCAAAGTGCCCGTGCATCGTAGATTGGCTGGATAGCAAAAGAGATAGTCAG ATTGCTGTAAACCGCATAATTGGTGCGAAATGGTCTACGTGCGCCGGTCAAGCCTGCATAGCCATCGATTACATACTTGTGGAGGAACAGTTTGCACCAATTCTG ATTGAGCTGCTGAAATCAACAATCAAGAGATTCTTCACCAAACGAGAGGACATGACGCGCATTCTGAACGAGAAACACTTTAATAGGTTAAGTGGCCTCCTGAAGGATCATAATGTGAGCTGTTCTGTTGTGCATGGTGGAGGCATGGACCCCAAGACCTT GAGCATTGAGCCCACAATTCTGCTGAATCCACCACTTGATTCTGACATCATGACGGAGGAGATATTTGGCCCTTTCCTCCCGATCATCACG GTAAAGAAGATCGAAGACAGCATCGAGTTTCTGAACTCGAAGCCTAAGCCGCTCGCAATCTACGCCTTCACCAGGAACGAGGCACTGAAACAACGGATCATCAAGGAAACATCTTCTGGTAGCGTCACATTCAACGACGCGATCGTCCAG TACGGGCTGGAGAGCATCCCATTCGGCGGCATTGGGCAGAGCGGGTTTGGGCAGTACCACGGCAAGTACTCTTTCGAGATGTTCAGCCACAAGAAGGCGGTGCTCAAGAGAAGCTTGCTGATAGAGTTCATGTTCAGATACCCGCCATGGGATGACAGGAAGCTAGGGTTGCTGCGGCATGTGTTCCGCTACGACTATGTATCGCTGTTCCTCGCACTGCTTGGCCTGAGGAGGTGA
- the LOC124687523 gene encoding monothiol glutaredoxin-S6-like — MSPIRVVFSLFLLLAVAESAAATRSPSAFVQNAIYSNRITIFSKSYCPYCMRAKRIFKDLKENPYVVELDLREDGREIQGVLLDLVGRHTVPQVFVNGHHVGGSDDTKDALSNGQLNKLLGKSQSQSQ, encoded by the exons ATGTCTCCGATCAGAGTAGTGttttctctcttcctcctcctcgcggtGGCGGAGtccgcggcggcgacgcgctcacCGTCGGCCTTCGTGCAGAACGCCATCTACTCCAACCgcatcaccatcttctccaaatCCTACTGCCC GTACTGTATGCGTGCTAAGCGAATATTTAAAGATCTCAAGGAAAATCCTTAcgttgttgaacttgatcttcgag AGGATGGCCGAGAAATTCAAGGTGTTCTTCTTGACCTGGTTGGGCGCCATACTGTGCCACAGGTGTTTGTGAATGGTCATCACGTTGGTGGCTCAGATG ATACAAAAGATGCTCTTTCAAATGGACAGCTTAATAAACTTCTTGGCAAAAGCCAGTCTCAGTCGCAGTGA